One Gossypium hirsutum isolate 1008001.06 chromosome A11, Gossypium_hirsutum_v2.1, whole genome shotgun sequence genomic window carries:
- the LOC121209373 gene encoding ethylene-responsive transcription factor 3, whose amino-acid sequence MRRGRVSAAVAEKPAVENNGSLKEPRYRGVRKRPWGRFAAEIRDPVKKTRVWLGTFDSAEDAARAYDAAARQRRGPKAKTNFPVNSSNIAAFADDGRRLYPVGDFEDPEVNPQRPTRSSMSSTVESFSGPRPAQLPPQKSTDFAAVSTRKYRPRTPPLAPEDCHSDCDSSSSVVDDGVIASSSRRRMLPFDLNFPPLDDADDLQCTALCL is encoded by the coding sequence ATGAGGAGAGGCCGAGTTTCCGCCGCCGTAGCTGAGAAACCGGCAGTAGAAAACAACGGATCTTTAAAAGAACCAAGATACAGAGGGGTTAGGAAAAGGCCGTGGGGAAGATTCGCGGCCGAGATTAGAGACCCAGTGAAAAAGACTCGAGTTTGGCTAGGCACTTTCGATTCGGCGGAAGACGCCGCTCGAGCCTACGATGCGGCCGCGAGACAACGCCGTGGACCCAAAGCGAAAACAAATTTTCCCGTAAATTCCTCTAATATCGCAGCTTTCGCCGACGACGGCCGCCGGTTATATCCGGTGGGTGATTTTGAAGACCCGGAAGTGAACCCGCAAAGACCGACGAGGAGTAGCATGAGTAGCACGGTGGAATCTTTTAGTGGGCCGAGACCGGCTCAACTACCGCCACAGAAGTCGACGGATTTCGCGGCGGTTTCGACCAGGAAGTATCGTCCGAGGACGCCGCCTTTGGCGCCGGAGGATTGTCACAGCGACTGCGATTCGTCGTCGTCGGTCGTTGATGATGGGGTTATCGCATCATCTTCACGTCGGAGAATGTTGCCTTTTGATCTCAATTTTCCACCGTTGGATGACGCTGATGATCTCCAGTGTACTGCTTTATGTCTTTGA